DNA from Camelus dromedarius isolate mCamDro1 chromosome X, mCamDro1.pat, whole genome shotgun sequence:
CAGGACTGGCAACTCCTTCTCAGTTCCTGACAATGTTTTTGGTCAAAGGTGGAAAGACAGTGGTGAAGATAGCTTAGTTTGGTCCTTTTAGATTCCCTTAATCTGAGAAGCCATTGAATTTCTCTATGGCTGGCTAATTAACCTTCAGTTGTCATGTTTCCACATTTGCTCGATAGAAAAGAAGCAGTCTTGTTTAAATGCAGATTAGACATCAGGAAATCTTGGTTGGAGTCTTGACTCTGCCATTAATtggtgtgacctttggcaagccAATTAGGTGCTCTGGGCATTGATTTTGTCAGTGTTTGGTTAGTTACATTACTACATTCCCTTCAAAATTTGAATCGGTGTTTTTTGACAATGCCATGCTCTCTTGTTGAGGTTGGACTAGAGACAAAattaactaccatatgatccaactatccctattctgggcatttatcccatgaatatgaaaacactaatttggaaaCATATATTCATCCctatgttcatggcagcattatttacaatagctaagatatggaaacaacttaagtgcatatcaacagatgaatggatacacacacacacacacatatgtatgtatataaaatggaatagtaATCAGGCATaagaaatgaaatcttgccacttgcgacaacatggatgaaccttgtgggtatcatgctaagtgaaataagtcagacagagaaagatatatATGATTTAACTTATCactggaatataaaaaacaaacaaataagcctaataaatgaacaaacaaaaccaaccaaaagCAAACacttagatacagagaacagagtagtggttaccagaggtgaacTAGTGAGTGGGAGGGTGAAACAAGTAACAGGGATTAACTGTATGGTGttggatggaaactaaatttttgatGGTAAGCATGCTGTTGTGTATTCAGAAGTAGAAATACAATATTGTATACATGAAACATATATAACGTTACAAActaatgttacctcaataaaaataaattacaatttttaaatttaaaatgtattgaaactGGAGTAACGTGATAAAAGTGGTTTATCAATGTTACTTTGtgatatatatttcataattcaTTTCCTATGTCTCTTTTTCTAAGatatttttcagttacaaaatactttattataaaaagtGACCTATCcatcattttaagaatttttttttacacttgATTTCTTGATTTAGTAGGTCAGAACACAACAGAAACTCTTAGTTTACTCAGATCATCATTGAAAAGCTACCCTTTGGCTTTTCATGGTTGCCTCTAAATAAGTGTTCccctttctgtttattctttagaGGCTTGATGTGTTTTTGGcagcatttattaaacactttacagctccttttttgttttttaacacttCTTAAACTCTGTTCTGACTgatttcattttaactttataagtTCTTTATTAAGCAGTTTTAATAACACTAGtaagtctaaaatattttctctttctttttggagACTTTTGCCACTGCTGAGATTTgagataaacaattttttaagacTCTGTCTATACTGACATGAGGTGTCCTTAGATGAAAATGGGGTGAGAGGATTACAGTTCCTATGCTACAGGGTGAAGTCATATTGGAACACTATAGTTTTGCTGACAATGATGAAATTAAATGAACAGGACTTATTGATTGGCTTGGGCTTAAAGTGTAAGTAAGAACTCTTAAGGTCTCAAAGATAAGGGAGATTCTGAACAATTTAAAACCAATGGGCCTTGATCACTCATTGGACGCCAGGCATGTCAATCCTTGCTTCTCAGCAAATGAGCTTAGAGCTCAGTGATGACGGAAGCAGTCCTTTGTTGACCCTTCAAGCTCGCCTCGCGTCATCTGCCCGCCATTTTCCACCTTGTCCACTGTTACCTCAGGTGCAGTCTCAGTGGGCTGGGCCACTCCTCCGGCCACCCCCTGCCCTTCCTGTCGCGGGGCCTCCACAGACACTTTCGCAAGTTGTTATCCTGTCTGTGGCCATCTACTCTATCGCCCGCACCACCTCCCAGCAGGCCCCGCTGCCAACGGCATTTGCTCAGTGGCAGTCAGCTTGGTGGCCGCCATCTTTACTGCACAGGATTGCAGTTTAGGTCCAGGTACAGACTGGTGAGTCCCTCCTGCCATGTCTGTCATGGAGAAGCAAGACCTGACTCAAGCTGGTCAGGACAGAGCTGATAGTGAGGCAGACCATGACCCTGGACTCACTGGGGTCCCAGTGGTTACCCCCGCAGAAGAGTCAGATGAAATCGTGTTGGCTGCGGCCTTTCTGGTTTCCCAGACAGTCGCCAAAGCCCTTCAGGAGGCGAAGGAGGGCAGTCAGGAGGCCGCCCAGACCACAGTTGAGGAGGACAGAGATATCTGGTCAGCAGAGCAAGAGGAAGGcatggaggaggggcaggaggaggagaaagaggaacagGACTACGTCattgaggaggaggaagatgaggatgaAGGGGAAGACTGCAACAAGGAGGTACGGGAGGAGGGTGCAGAAGTCCTCATAGGGGCCCATGAGTTACCC
Protein-coding regions in this window:
- the LOC105089027 gene encoding glutamic acid-rich protein, with translation MEKQDLTQAGQDRADSEADHDPGLTGVPVVTPAEESDEIVLAAAFLVSQTVAKALQEAKEGSQEAAQTTVEEDRDIWSAEQEEGMEEGQEEEKEEQDYVIEEEEDEDEGEDCNKEFKA